A stretch of the Deltaproteobacteria bacterium HGW-Deltaproteobacteria-18 genome encodes the following:
- a CDS encoding DUF2867 domain-containing protein, whose translation MENNRTVAVLGATGYIGGRLVAALLERGWKVRAVGRNPEKLRCRPFATHENVELAQADALDQSALTEALRGCHAAYYLVHSMYPGVKNFEDRDKRAAIIMRDAAKEAGLERIIYLGGLGDMDKDLSEHLKSRMEVGEILGSGPVPLTWLRAAMIIGSGSASFEILRYLVDRLPVMITPAWVKSLCQPIAVSNVLEYLAGCLEHPETAGRTMDIGGPDILSYRDLFDIYARVAGLRPRLIIPIPVLTPKLSSYWIQMVTPVPSSLSRPLAEGLRNKVVCRENSIRELVPARLLTCEEAIRRALDRTVRHEVETCWSDAGMQRVPEWIDCGDAPYAGGTVLESAHTLTLAATPSQVWKAIVRLGGNEGWLYGDWMWKLRGISDKLIGGPGLRRGRRDPDTLRVGDALDFWRVLVVDENRRLRLLAEMKLPGEALLQFDIDEEGSGRTRVTLRARFLPRGLMGILYWYLLMPVHGPLFRGMLTALARKTGGKILFGPITPPKEGSQCRL comes from the coding sequence ATGGAAAACAACCGGACCGTCGCCGTGCTTGGCGCCACGGGCTACATCGGAGGCCGCCTGGTCGCTGCCCTGCTCGAACGAGGCTGGAAAGTGCGCGCAGTGGGGCGCAATCCGGAGAAGCTGCGATGCAGGCCCTTCGCCACCCACGAGAACGTGGAACTGGCCCAGGCCGACGCCCTGGATCAATCTGCGCTGACCGAGGCACTGCGCGGATGTCACGCGGCCTACTACCTGGTCCATTCCATGTATCCGGGAGTGAAGAATTTCGAGGACCGCGACAAGCGCGCTGCCATCATCATGCGCGACGCGGCCAAAGAGGCCGGTCTTGAAAGGATCATTTATCTGGGGGGCCTCGGCGACATGGACAAGGATTTGAGCGAGCATCTCAAATCGCGTATGGAGGTAGGTGAGATTCTGGGCAGCGGGCCGGTCCCCCTGACCTGGCTGCGGGCGGCCATGATCATTGGTTCGGGCAGCGCATCCTTCGAGATTCTGCGCTATCTGGTGGACCGCCTGCCGGTCATGATCACTCCGGCCTGGGTCAAGTCCCTGTGCCAGCCCATCGCCGTGAGCAACGTGCTCGAATATCTGGCAGGCTGTCTCGAACATCCCGAGACGGCCGGGCGCACCATGGACATCGGCGGGCCTGACATCCTGAGCTACCGCGACCTTTTCGACATTTACGCACGCGTGGCCGGGCTGCGGCCGCGCCTCATCATACCGATCCCCGTCCTGACCCCGAAACTCTCCTCCTACTGGATTCAGATGGTGACGCCGGTCCCGTCCAGCCTTTCGCGCCCCCTGGCCGAAGGACTGCGCAACAAGGTCGTGTGCCGGGAAAACAGCATCAGGGAGCTTGTTCCGGCCCGCCTGCTCACATGCGAAGAGGCCATCAGACGAGCCCTCGACCGCACGGTCCGGCACGAGGTGGAAACCTGCTGGTCCGACGCGGGCATGCAGCGCGTGCCGGAATGGATTGACTGCGGCGATGCGCCCTACGCCGGGGGGACGGTACTGGAGTCGGCGCATACCCTGACCCTGGCCGCCACCCCGTCCCAGGTCTGGAAGGCCATCGTCCGCCTCGGCGGGAACGAGGGCTGGCTGTATGGGGACTGGATGTGGAAACTCCGGGGCATCAGCGACAAACTTATCGGCGGTCCGGGCCTGCGTCGCGGACGGCGTGACCCGGATACGCTGCGCGTCGGTGACGCCCTGGACTTCTGGCGGGTGCTGGTGGTCGACGAAAATCGGCGCCTGCGCCTGCTGGCCGAAATGAAACTGCCGGGCGAAGCCCTGCTCCAGTTCGATATCGATGAAGAAGGTTCAGGCCGCACCAGAGTAACCCTGCGCGCCCGCTTCCTGCCCAGAGGCTTGATGGGCATCCTCTACTGGTACCTGCTCATGCCCGTACATGGACCGCTCTTTCGGGGCATGCTCACGGCGCTGGCCCGCAAGACCGGAGGAAAAATTCTTTTCGGCCCCATCACCCCACCCAAGGAGGGCTCGCAATGCCGACTCTGA